ttgctttgtaatctatatttgcatacctataagatgtttaatgggtaaacctctttgtcatgataggacaatttttggattctatcccctgggttcatatctaagaggtgacgatctctcaagatagtgaacaattgtatggggacattataaggtgacgatcttataatgtccaaaccagttatcatgttggatctctggtgtgtcatggatgtgccatgattgtgttgtgataaaacatttatataaagtgttagtgcacatatcacaacttggataagatgagaaattaatctttctcatatgattatcctcaagtattgcgtgtgtaggcaatactgatatcacatgcttaggtgatatcctgtcaatcacaagattgatgtgatgaactttagtatcacatgtttaggtgatacttcatatcatatgattAGGTGGTATGATTTCCTAAGAATGTCCAAAATGCAAACTATcaattgaattgtgatgcttgaatatattgtctacatttatcttacctagctaagagggagtgttaatgcatgatagcttcggtaagataaatgattgaatgagagataaatgaagtctctcattcaatcatttatcatatcgataaatatgataaaaccttcaagcaattaattcctctttgatagccattctacatttgcattcattgataatcatactatataaattgtttatgttcatcgattaataaatcttgtatttaaatttatatcgattaacataaataatgataaataaatgattaatgaaaacattgATTAATATCGGGTTGCATATGATATATCGGGAGGCATTATAATAAAGGTTACCGATAGTTATCAGGTGTTAagcctacaccgatagttatcggttgttaaggctaacacgtcgataactatcggctgttagcattgtGCAAACACCGATAGACATCGGTTGTAATACTACTTCCACACCGATTGGTATTAACGTtgaacatgcatttgtttagtataaacaaagaggcacgatcaagtaatgtcttgatcggtcatgaccgatcaaggcattgcttgaccgtgccccatttgttatatacttatattgagtggcattcgtgagataggacatagaaaatattaaatgctcctctcacctgccacaaacaagaagatagtcagatttatacaTTAAGGCAATAACATATACAACAAGATTATTTTAATAGAATATAACTtacatattgaatgtaaattgaacatcatttacagggAGAAGTATCATTAGCTTGACATAAATGACTCCTACTTGTCATTGTTTCCTTGCTTTTATTTTAAATTCGGTATTCCAACATATGGAGAAACAAACATGAACAAAAATCCTTTTGATTTGATATAAATTTTAGCAtagatatttttgtggaattttCACTACATGGAGTATTTTCATACTCAACATTACCATAATGACTATTTTCCATGAATAGTCATTACTTTAGTGACCTTTTTCTCATGTACTTATTAGAAAAGTGTGTTGCACACCTTAAACAGTGACACTAATGTTGTTAAAAATGTGAGTTGTACACCTTGTGTAATAACACTAAATGTTGTTGCCAGTTCTGGTCATCATGGAATGGAATGGCATATTTGGTTGTTAGGTTGATTCTCCCTGTGCAATGTTGCATGAGACATTGGAACTGCAAACATAATTGGGAGtcaagacaagacaagcaaagagaTAAGGAATCAGAAAGTGAAGGCTCAAAAGGGGCAAGGAGAATTTGGAGAGAAACTTGGGCGATGTGAAGAGTCACATGTGAGCGCACTTGGATTCACCTGTGGAACATGAAGAATCATGTGTGGGATGTGAAGGGTCATATGTAGCACAAGAAGAGAAATGTAGAATATGAGGGGTCATGACCCTTGGTTTTACGCATTGTCTAATAAGTCTGCTTAGTGGTTTCTTATGATCTATGTGCCTATAAATACAAGATCATGGCACTGTATAAACACATGAGAAGGTTGAAAGTTTTATATTGTTGATACATGATTTAACAAACGCATGGCAATGGATGCACGGTTACATGGCGTTGTAACAGGTTTTCAGTGTATGATTGATTGATCACAAGAAGAAGTGCAACTCATAGAGTGCATTGTAAAGAAGTTCTCTGAGAGTGCATATTGCATTAAGGACACATTATTTAAAGGTACATGCTGTCAGATTTGACGGTGAAAAAACTATTTGAGCACAAGTGCAATTCTCTGCACATTgtaatcttatttattaattaatatatcatAGGGGTGCTGTGTTTCTTGCAGGGTTTTTTTCTAAAAAGGATTCTTGGGGTATATCTGGTGTCTCTATATGTGTATAGTTTGATTTGTTCTTCTGTTGTACAAGCTTTTTTAAATTTGTAACCTATTCAGCACAGTTCTTCTCTTAAGAGTCAGTAATTTCCTAACAGTAACTAAAAATCACAAGGCAAAGGAATCCACAAAGAACACAAGCACCTCTAAGAAAAATTTAATATGGGGTTGGACCGAACATTAGTAGAAAACATGCTGCTTTGGGCTTTCACCCTCTACCCTCTTTTGCTGTTGGTAAAGCTTTTAATACATGTAATGCTTGATAAATCACCCTTGTCTCACAATTATTATCAATGTGGGATTAACACAATTCAATATTTTGAATTATCTAAAGACACACGGAGTTCTGAATCATATTCATCTCATCAACGAATGCCTGTTGCAGAAATTAAGTACCAAATTATACCTGCCCCAAGAGAAGTTCAGCTAAGACACAACCCATCGACCATATGTCAATTGCACTATTATATTCTGTAGCTCCAAATATAAGTTCTGGAGCCCTGTAGTAGCGTGAACATATGTATGCAATGTTAGGCTCTCCTTTCACCTAATACAAGGTATGCCAGGTGGTGAGTGACAAAAAAACCAAATGCAAACGTCTACAAGATTGAAATGGTTAAAACAACAATGAAAAACAAAATAGCTAGTAAAAAATACTAACCAACATTTTGGCACTACCAAAATCACAAAGCTTCAACTGATGAGTATGTGGATTGACCTGTATATTGTACAAGAAAacaaactctgatttttctgacAATAAATTCCAACTAAGAAATTTCTTTTAAGTAAGGGAATGATCAATGCCACATTTTAAAAAATTACCAAGAGATTTTGTGGCTTTATATCACGATGAGAAACGCCAATCCCATGAATGTAAGCAAGAGCACGGCAGATCTGAAAGTAATATCTTCAAATGAGAAAACTATACAACCAATAAAAGTAAGTATAAAATGATCAAACAAGGTAAGAACGGTAACAGAAACAGACCAGTTAAAAGGAAATCAATGTACCTGGTAAGCATATAATTTAACATATATCAATGGCATGTGTTGGCCTATCCTGTTAAAGTGTTTTGCAATAGAATACACAGTCTCTGGGACATACTCCAGCACAAGGTTCAGATAAAGTTCATCTTTGTCAGTTGTTGAAAAGAAGCAATGCTTGAGTTGAACTACATTAGGATGTTCAAGCATGCGCATAATTTCCAATTCTCGATTTTTGTATCTCTTATCTTGTAGCACcttttttattgcaatgatttcaGCAGTTTCTAAGCATTTGGCCTGCAGTGAAGGACAGACATGTTTAACAACAAAATTTCAAGTAATCATGCATCATAGAAAACATTCACTGCATGCTTGTTGAAACAGTGAATAATTAGCTAATGAAGGCAACCTCTCCAGAGAGTACCTTATGGTCAATTGCAATAGTGCCCATTCTAAGAGAAAGCAAAGGAAAGAGTACTTCTGGAATTCTGTCCTTGTAATATATGATATTACAGGGTAAGTTTTTACTTGTATGTTGAACAAACCAGACTTCGAACTCTATCCTTGCAATAAAATAGTACAGAATTTTTACTACAAAAGTAgactatatcaaccatcaaaacgaTAGAACTTTCTATCTAAGATAGATCTGAATAACTAAAATACAGACTCCCAATGCAAATTGTTCAGAGTTCAAGGCATGATTCAAATTCATCTTACAAATTGGAAAGGTTATTAAGTTCCATAATTAGGAAATCTATTCAAAAAGAAAGCTGAAACTTTAGGGAAAAATTATTGTTTAAATTAGAGAGAAAAAAAACAGAAAATTGATGTTTCCACTTGCAATTCTGCTGCTTCATCTGCTAGGTCCAAAACTTGAACTGAAAATTATGATTTGCAGACAGAACTACAAAGAACAGAAATCAAGCATCTTTTCCCTGTAGTGAACTCCAAAACTTGCATCTAAAAATAAGGTACAACTTATATTAATAATTACCTGGAATACAATACCAAATGAGCCAGTGCCCACTACACGCTCTGCCATGTAGCTGATAACCTGTAAAGATTAGCCCCAGGAAAAATACAAATTAGTATTGGTATACATGCTTATTGCCATGAAAACATGGTAATAGAAATCAGCACAAAGAATGTATCATAGTCATTCAACCAAGGGAAAAATGATCGTCCTAGATTTTGTTTTTGACATCAAAGGAGCTCATCTCATCAGCATCATTTCTTATttattcaaatataaataaatattggtAAATACTCCATTGAACTATCCTGGCCGTTTTATTTCATAACTAGCTTCCTGTTGTTGAGGAAGTAATAATGACATGTTGATCTAAGCTTCATATACCAGCATGAGAAAAAAGCCACATCATTACCATAAAAATTTAATTGAAACAAGGGAAGTTTTGATGAGATGATAGTCACGTTAACCTGCTTTGGTTGCCCATTTCGCCCTCCAATGGTAGTGCTAATTATGTGGCCTGTCTCCGTTCCATTTCCATCAACAATTGCTGCTGTTATTTCCTGTACTTAACAAAGCACAATTTGTCAATGTCCTGTATCTGACAAAATCAAGTTAGCGATTCCAAACCATAAACTTAAAAATAATTATACACCAGGGATGTATGTCTTAAAGTTGAATACTTCTGTTCCACTAAAAGGGGATCAAAATAtaaaagcatctccctctcctcctcaCTCTCTAATGTACCAAGTTATTGGGAAAACGAAaaaaaatcctttggtagaaaattCACAAACTAATTTTCCTTAAAATGGTAGTAAATATGTAACAAGGGGAGAATTTAGAAACCAAAGATCTAATTATTAAGTTCTACTTTATTAAATTATGCCTCTTGAGGCCCCCGGGGTGTAGACCGGTTGGTCGAGCTGGTGGATAGCCAGGCGACGGACGCAGGTTCGAGCCTCGCCCCATACCCAAGCGGGTTTACCCAGCCACGCACATGGTGGGGCCCATTCTGGTTATCACGCAGACCAGAGGATTAGTCTCACCTTTCCTGGACTGACTTGGTAACAGGGTCGCAGGTTAAGTTGTGGGGACACCTCTgagttaccaaaaaaaaaaaattatgcctcTTGAGACAGGGACCTTCATTTTTTGAAGAAATGTGTCTCACATTACTTTAGGGAACAAAGAAATATATCAATATTGGCTTTGGTGAATCTGACCAGATTTAACGATAATATGTGCTACAATAGGGACCTCTGGTAATAATTATTAAGATCTACTGAACTATTATCAATTTTATGAATTTATGCATCTCCCAGAAGAGGACCTTTACTTTTGCAGAAATGCATCTTGTATTACATAGAACCAAGTAATATATCAATATAAGAACAGGTATACAAGGGAAGTCTCTTCCTTATAAATCTAGAAAAGCTAACATTTGCCCCTGTATCTGAAGAGGTAAGGGCTCGCAATATCCAGTTCTTACTTAAAAGAACTCAATCCCCTTACACCTAAAAGGAAGGGTCCTCATTTGAGATGGACTGCAACATGAATTTCCAAGAAATCCAACAGCAGCTGACTGAATTGCATGCCTAAGAAGTTTGCAACCATCCATACTCATTCAAGGTCCCCAGCAGTGAATAAGTAATCAAATTCAGCTTCAAGCCATGCCCAAAGAGTTTTGACAGATGACTGTCTCAAAGGATGACCAACTATTTCAACTCTACCAAAGCCTGCAAGCAGCATCCATGACACTAACTTTTTGAAGCCTTGTCTTGGCCAGTAAGCCTTATAGGAGCATTAAGCACCCAAATTTTTATTCTTAAAAGAGTGTTTTCCAAATGGACTGGCAACTGCTTAACAGTGACCTCAGGGTTCCTTACAACTATTTTTTAACAGTGTCGAAAGATCAGCTTTGTACCTCACTACTCCATAAAGAGTATTTTTCACATAGTCACATACAGCCTATTTTACAAGAAGATAATATTTGCCATTTTCCAGGTTTGTCTCTAATTTGCAGGCAGTATATTGTATATTTATCCAAAACTACACATGATAGCAACACAACGTATATACTAACAACCATGACTCTCAAAGATAAACATGAATGATCCTGATTCTAATACCTGCAACACTTGCTGATAATTAAGTACTTTATTTTTAGAGCTATTTTCTTCACAGTTCTAATTATCAACTTGTTACCACTAAATTTAAAGTCATCTAACAACAGCGTTCAACGGAATCTCAGAACAGGGGCACAGGGGGGTGCAAGGATGGGTTTCGGGGATGGCAACAAAAATCCCAGATTTTGGGGACAGCAGATAAAATGATATAtaatatttgaaaaattaattatattaatagtaAAACAAATTGCAATTTATAATTTATgtgaacaattaaataaattattaattaacaataaataaataataaatatagttatatatataccaATTTGTGGGAAATGGTCTGCAAGTCTGTTAGTGAATGTCAAATTGTTTACTGGCCTCCTAAACAGAGTTTTTTAAAGATGAATTTCAATGAAGCTGTTCATGGCAATCCCAATCTCACAGGAGCCAGTGCTCATATTCAGAATTCCGAGGTTAGTTTCACTAAATATGGTTCTTTCTTCCTTGGGTTGAAGACAATAATGAGGTGGATTGAAGGTTGTGATTTATGTCTTTTTTTGCTTGATTTTGTTCAATGTGGGAAGTTGGTGATTGAAGGTGACCCAAAGAATGTTACTGATGGTCTTGCTTGAGGTTCATGTCCTAATTGGAAAATTTATAGCCTGTTGGATGAAGCTAGAGAATTATGCTCCTACTTTGATGTTGTTAGCTTCAGTCATTGTTATGGATTCGGTAATGGTGCTGCAGATTTTCTTGCCAATTATGGTGTAGACCAAGAAACTTTTTCTGGCCTATTTAGGGATTGTATTGATGCATGGTAGTGTCTTGAGAAGTACTTTGACAATACACATCTGACATGATTATTTATTCTTGATGTTATTCGATGCTAGGCCCTTCTTCCCCTTGGTACTAAATTAATTATTGTGTGTTTGGCTTGTGCTAAAACCCATCCACTTGGATTGTTGTGTGTGGTTTCTTTTCAGTGAGCTTGCATAGATTTCTTCATGCCAAAATTGGTTCATTTAATGAGTTGGCTTGTTCATTCCTTGCATGGCATTTGTAGCTGATCTTAGTGAATGTGTGGTTATTTTGAATTTTTGAGTGTGTCAGTAGACATATTGGCAGTATGTGCAATGATGAAGAAACAGTGTGGTGTCAATAGGCATGATCCTTATTGCTGGAAGAATATTTCTGACCATCGCCTGAGAAATAAATTTCACTATCCGGATTTGATTTCGCTCAATTTGGTGAAGAGTGTCATATCCCCCTCATATTATAGTTAGAGGAGTCTTGAATGTATCCTTAATAATGCTATTTATTATTGTATTATATTCTGATTATCGTGTTCACATTAAAACAATTTAATAATTATTGATATTCAAGCTTTATTATGAGCAACCGATAATGATTGCAATTAAGGGTATCACTGCATTAAATAAAAACAATCAGATTGAAGAATGATTAGTTAAGTTAATGATAGGATCCTTAAACAAAAGACCAATAATGATTGACACAACTAAGCAATAACAATAGAGGGAAAGGCAGAGACCTTTTAAAGGGGTCGGTGCCACTGAAGTCATGCCCATTGATTGGTGGCCTTCCACTGTGAATGGAGGGGTATAAATAGCTTCCAAGCATTTGAAGGAAAAGGGACAGAGAAGGAAATCGGCACAAAAAACCTGAAATAAGAATCGAAGAAGGAAAGAATACTCCAGCAGAATCGAAACACATAAAAGGGCAAGCAAACTGTAAGAGCTTTCCATGATTGCATTAGTAGGCACAAAGCCGATCTGGCATTTCTCCTTCCTGGTTATACAGAACATCTGATCTTTAGAATAATCAATCATTGTTTGATAATTAACTTACTGAATAATAATTAAGCATTACATAGATATTAAAGATCAATATTATACTTCTGTAATTACTACTGAATTAAGAACATGGCTGCCAGTAATTATAAGTTATAACAGATATAAGTTCTTTACaatttatttatatgtatgtatttacCCAATCATGGTAAGAGAAGGAAGGGTCCCTAAATAGGGGGGCAGTGTTGGGGTCACCCCTAAGCACGCCACCTCATATGTATGGCAGGGTCCACAATAGGCCAAAGGGGGGCGAAGGTGTTCTGCCTTTGGGCTTAGGAGGGTTAGACTTAGGGCACCCTATTGGGGTAAATACTTATCCTCTCTACCATGGTGAGGGATGGAATCATATGAGTGGGTGAAGGTAGCTTGAATGAGGGGGAGCAGTTGTAAAGACACCCTATCAAGTTACCCATCCATGGCTTGATTGAGGGGGAACAGTTGTAAAGACACCCTATCAAGTTACCTATCTATGGCTTGAT
This genomic stretch from Cryptomeria japonica chromosome 8, Sugi_1.0, whole genome shotgun sequence harbors:
- the LOC131048344 gene encoding shaggy-related protein kinase epsilon isoform X2, giving the protein MEVMRRLKSIASGRSSVSDQGGDAGTKRAKFGLEGEADTFELPHAAAGTHEADQLPKEMHGMKIKDDKFDHGRKEITAAIVDGNGTETGHIISTTIGGRNGQPKQVISYMAERVVGTGSFGIVFQAKCLETAEIIAIKKVLQDKRYKNRELEIMRMLEHPNVVQLKHCFFSTTDKDELYLNLVLEYVPETVYSIAKHFNRIGQHMPLIYVKLYAYQICRALAYIHGIGVSHRDIKPQNLLVNPHTHQLKLCDFGSAKMLVKGEPNIAYICSRYYRAPELIFGATEYNSAIDIWSMGCVLAELLLGQPLFPGETSIDQLVEIIKVLGTPTREEIKCMNPNCTDFKFPQIKTHPWHKVFRKQLPLEAVDLVSRLLQYSPNMRCTALEACVHPFFDELRDPNVRLPNGRRLPPLFNFNPQELIGASDELIARLLPEHTGKPNLVLSL
- the LOC131048344 gene encoding shaggy-related protein kinase epsilon isoform X1 — translated: MEVMRRLKSIASGRSSVSDQGGDAGTKRAKFGLEGEADTFELPHAAAGTHEADQLPKEMHGMKIKDDKFDHGRKEITAAIVDGNGTETGHIISTTIGGRNGQPKQVISYMAERVVGTGSFGIVFQAKCLETAEIIAIKKVLQDKRYKNRELEIMRMLEHPNVVQLKHCFFSTTDKDELYLNLVLEYVPETVYSIAKHFNRIGQHMPLIYVKLYAYQICRALAYIHGIGVSHRDIKPQNLLVNPHTHQLKLCDFGSAKMLVKGEPNIAYICSRYYRAPELIFGATEYNSAIDIWSMGCVLAELLLGQPLFPGETSIDQLVEIIKVLGTPTREEIKCMNPNCTDFKFPQIKTHPWHKVLGKDYWVFRKQLPLEAVDLVSRLLQYSPNMRCTALEACVHPFFDELRDPNVRLPNGRRLPPLFNFNPQELIGASDELIARLLPEHTGKPNLVLSL